Part of the Juglans regia cultivar Chandler chromosome 14, Walnut 2.0, whole genome shotgun sequence genome, tagataggtgtttctcttgtatttgGTTGCACTACTTGCtctttttaatgaattttttcttttaaaaaaatgacagTTCATCTGTTCCCATGTTCCTTTTTCCTAAACTACTTGATTGCGGAGTTTCGTAAGTCATGTACTTCAACTGGCATGGAGATTCACCACTTGTCAAGGCATGACCCAAGGTACCCCAAAAAGTCTAAAGATAGAGTTCCATGAAATACTAGCTAACTCACAATGAAGCAAGAGAGTCAATGAATTTCCTGCTTATTGCAGACATACAGTAGCAATCGATCACTAAATAAACTTTTTCCTAACTAGGTGtttcctcttgtatacatcctgtgtacttggggtTTTGCCTagttctatcaataaaatttttacttataaaaaatgatggGAGCTTAGATGCATTTGATGGAACATTTTTACATTACTATGAATGTTGTTCCTCTTTCATCATCTttaatacttaatttttttggcTCTTTTGGCATCCTGTTGGTTAAATTTGTGTTGTTGCTGGATTTGATCTGACTTTTATTTTCTACTCTGTGATTAGCGTTTGAGTGCAACTTTTAACATtgtgaaattctatttttagttGTCACGGTTCTACTTCTTGGTTGATCACATACCATAAACTGCTTATATCAGGGGCTCAAATATTAATGTGGACAAAATTTTATGATCTTTGGATTGGCATTCTATTATAATTTCTAATTTGCATCCCTTTTATTACACATAGCTAGCACCTAAGTAATTACCTAATATGTGTTTTTATAGAAGTTGCAGTTGCTACTACAGTAATTTACTTGATACTGTAAAGAATGTAAATGCCAAGAATATACTTTCTAAGGTTGTGGCTATGCACCTTcatcatatttcaaattttggttcTTTTATCTGACAGGCTCCATAAATTGATCATAAATCTTATGCAATGTCgtatttgctctctctctctctctctcaacatacTGGCCTGTGTTTGTATTGTACTCATTGGATTGCATATGCTTCTGTTTATTCTTTCGTGGTGCAGGCTGTTGTCTTTACTGATATCAGTTTTGAGAAAGCTATCGAGTTTAACTATTACTGTCATAATCATCAGCCTTCTATTGCATTCATCAAAACCGAAGTGAGAGGCCTTTTTGGTTCTGTGTTTTGTGACTTTGGACCTGAGTTTACTGTTGTTGACATTGATGGAGAGGAACTGCATACAGGTATAATTGCATCGATTAGCAATGACAGTCCTGCCCTAGTATCCTGTGTCGATGATGAGAGGCTTGAGTTTCAGGATGGGGATCTTGTCGTGTTCTCTGAAGTTCATGGAATGTCAGAATTGAATGACGGGAAACCAAGGAAGATTAGAAATGCAAGGGCTTATTCATTCACTCTTGAGGATGATACTACAAATTATGGAACCTATGTGAAAGGTGGTATTGTCACACAGGTGAAGCAGCCCAAGGTGTTGAACTTTAAGCCATTGAGAGAAGCGCTAACCGAGCCTGGTGATTTTCTTCTTAGTGATTTCTCCAAGTTTGATCGCCCACCTCTCTTGCACTTGGCATTCCTGGCGCTGGATAAGTTTGTCTCTGAGTTGGGACGTTTCCCTGTTGCTGGTTCAGAAGAGGATGCTCAGAAGCTTATATCTATTGCCACTGACATTAATGTGAGCTTGGGGAATGGAAGACAGGAAGATATTAATCCAAAACTGCTCAGGCACTTTGCCTTTGGTGCAAAGGCTGTACTGAATCCCATGGCTGCAATGTTTGGTGGTATTGTGGGACAAGAGGTTGTGAAAGCATGCTCTGGGAAGTTCCATCCACTTTTTCAGGTTACTACAGATTGTTCTTCTTTATCTTGATCTGGAAAGTTGGTTGAGCTTTCTATATTGAAACTATGCCTGAGGGAGCCTTTCTATAAGGCCTTCGACCTAGACACCTGATGCTAGTTTAACTGTTTATTCTTAGTTGCTACAAGATCTTGCCACTTTTTGAAGGGTGAGAGTTATTGACATCTTATCTTGATGCTCTTTCTCATAACCTAATGTtattttaccttttcttttgCAGTTCTTCTACTTTGACTCGGTGGAGTCACTTCCTTCAGAGCCACTGGATTCAAGTGATTTCAGGCCGTTAAATAGTCGTTATGATGCACAGATTTCGGTCTTTGGGTCTAAGCTTCAGAAGAAACTGGAGGACACAAAAGTGTTTATTGTTGGATCTGGTGCACTAGGCTGTGAGTTCTTGAAGAATATAGCCTTGATGGGAGTTTCGTGTGGCAGTCAGGGGAATCTTACAATTACCGATGATGATGTAATTGAGAAGAGTAACCTCAGTAGGCAGTTCCTCTTCCGTGATTGGAACATTGGTCAGGCCAAATCcactgttgctgctgctgctgccgcTTCAATAAATCCTCATCTGAAAATTGAAGCATTGCAGAATCGAATTGGCCCTGACACTGAGAATGTATTTGATGATACCTTCTGGGAGAATTTGAGTGTTGTTATTAATGCTCTGGACAATGTGAATGCCAGACTGTACGTTGATCAGAGATGCTTATATTTCCAGAAGCCACTTCTTGAGTCAGGAACTCTTGGTGCCAAATGCAACACCCAGATGGTCATTCCTCACCTTACGGAAAACTATGGTGCCTCAAGAGACCCACCTGAGAAACAAGCGCCTATGTGCACTTTACACTCATTTCCGCACAACATTGACCACTGCTTGACATGGGCTCGATCTGAGTTCGAGGGTTTGCTTGAGAAAACACCAGCAGAAGTGAATGCATATTTATCCAATCCAAGTGAGTATAGTACTGCAATGACGAATGCAGGTGATGCTCAGGCCAGGGATAACTTGGAGCGTGTACTGGATTGCCTTGACAAAGAACGATGTGAGACATTCCAAGACTGCATTACTTGGGCTCGTTTAAAGTGAGTTCCTTGAAGATGATTCTTGTAataggatttatttatttattattattatttttttatgatagagAAGAGggtttattaaaaacaaattatataaaagtgtTCATCTTCCCCCTTGCTGCTAATATTGTCTTTTGATTTACTCAGGTTTGAAGATTATTTTACCAACCGTGTAAAGCAGTTGATTTATACTTTCCCCGAGGATGCAGCAACCAGTACTGGGGCTCCATTCTGGTCAGCCCCTAAGCGATTCCCTCAGCCGCTGCAGTTCTCAACTGCTGATGTCAGTCACCTACATTTTGTCATGGCAGGATCCATTCTGCGGGCAGAGACATTTGGTATCCCAATTCCTGACTGGGTGAAGAACCCTAAGAAGTTGGCTGAAGTTGTTGATAAACTGATGGTCCCAGAATTTCAGCCCAAGAAAGATGTGAGAATTGTAACAGATGAGAAAGCTACCAGTATGTCTACCAGTTCTATAGACGATTCAGCTGTCATTGCTGAACTAATATCAAAGTTAGAGCAGTGCCAAGAGAACCTGACACCAGGGTTTAGGATGAGACCTATTCAGTTTGAGAAAGTATACCTTCTACTGTCTCTCCTTCATTAATTTTTTGGCACTGTTCCCATGCTTGTCTGTTGTCGCCTGCACTTAAGTTGGTCTATAGTTAACCTGAAATTGATATGCGGTAGTTTAATCTGAAATCATGCTTATGTGCTTGAATGGCTTGTCAGTAGGTATATAATTGGATAACATTTTTCTATGTGCCCATTGTTAGAAGCGGGCTAAAAATGGTTGGATATAGCATTTTCTATGTTATGAACTTTCCCCCAAGTTAATCACCCTTTGACCTTTAATATCTTTTGGCTAAATAAGTATTGAATTGACTTCCTGATTTTCATATGCTTCGTTGCATAAATGTGCAGGATGATGACACAAACTTCCATATGGACCTGATTGCCGGCCTCGCCAACATGAGGGCACGGAATTACAGCATCCCTGAAGTTGACAAGCTGAAAGCAAAGTTTATTGCTGGTAGGATCATTCCTGCAATTGCAACGTCCACAACAATGGCCACAGGTCTTGTCTGCCTGGAGCTTTACAAGGTTTTGGATGGAGGGCACGGAGTGGAGGATTATCGTAACACGTTTGCCAACCTTGCACTGCCTTTATTCTCCATAGCTGAGCCAGTTCCACCCAAGGTCATCAAGCATGAGAACATGAGTTGGACTGTTTGGGACAGGTGGATACTGAAAGGCAACCCAACTCTGAGGGAACTCATCCAATGGCTTAAGGAGAAGAGGCTGAATGCCTATAGCATATCATACGGAAGTTGCCTGCTTTATAACAGTATGTTCCCTCGGCACAAAGAGCGAATGGATAAGAAAGTGGTGAATCTGGCCAGGGAAGTGGCCAAAGTAGACCTACCTCCATACCGTCACCACTTAGATGTCGTTGTGGCCTGCGAAGATGACGAGGACAATGACGTTGATATCCCTCAAGTATCCATTTACTTCGGTTAGATGGTGGTTTCCAATAAGCAGTCTTAAGGATAGTGATTTTGTGGCGGGAACTCTATTTTTACAGCTATCTTTGGCTCTTAGTGTTGACTCAACAAACAGATCATATCAAATGGATAATTGTAACTACAGTGCACATTTTATACAGAAATTCGGAAGATTTTACTGTGTCTTATAATTCTCCATTTGCTTGCTTTATTCTAGTAATGATTTTGTGATGTTGTCTAGTTAGTATGGCCAAGCATATAAGCAATTTTTGAGTTCTGAGATTCAGTACAGCAATTGTGACAATGTGACATGGCAACTTCCGTGACTTGCTCTTAGCAGAAGAGGAGAACGGGGATGTGaatggcaggtttggggccaaaaacaaaacacaaaattctcatctcatctcatctcatcattacacctttttcaaatccccatacaaaatataataaacaattcaactttttctaatcccaatacacatttttcaaatcccaaaacaataataatattaaaacttaatattttaaacttcaaaacaaaacacaaaattttcatctcaccccccaaacctattTAGTGAGCTCAAAATGTTCCTCTTTGGTTTACTCCTGCTTGAACGGCACGCACCTATTGAAGTCCTCTCTCACATGGTTGAACCATGGGTGATTATAAAGGCATGTCAGtcacgcacgcacacacacattcCCCCTCTCCCTTGATACTACCAAGAGTTagctataatattttatatacacgGACTgaactagaaaataaaaacaaaacccatCCACCCTTTTCAAATTGTAGTTACCTGATTCAGGCAACTTTCACCTCCACTGGTTGCTACACCAGAAATGGAGCTATGCTTAGCTCTGAATTTCATTTTTCAGGGGTAAACAGATTTTACCTTTTCACTGGAACGTACAAGTATATGCTAAATATTTACAGAATGGAACTTGTTTAACTGGTCATTTCTAGCTAGATGGTGAATGAGAGAGAGCTTTCCCCTTTTACTGATTTATGTAAAGATGCAATGCTGAATAGTTATTCTATAACAAATCTGCAGTCCGCCACCCCAGAATTTAGTCTAGTAAAATCAAGGAATATCTACTTCTGGATAACTGGCAAAACTGTCGTCTATAATCCAGAAATGGGCCATCAGTTTTTATCAGCACCTTCATCAAATTCAGCAGAGCCCACAACTCGGAACTCCAGCTGCTTCTGATGCTTTAAGCGGCGGCGCTCATCAAAGTTTTCCCATCCTTCAAACTGCCAGAAGAATGCTGTTATTCAGAATTGCTACGATGCGGGCACAAATTAAACTGCTTGACAAAGGAATTGAGAATATCCACCTGACGAAGGAGATCCGTTGTGATTTCTGTGTTGTGGATATCCAACGTTGCCAGCTGAAGGCACATTTTAAATAGTGTAGAAGGAAGCGATTTTAGGCCGTTGTTACCAAGATACAAAGCCTACACGGGAATGAGGACAATGGAGTAAATACAGGACCATAGGTAACACGTGGTTGCGATCCTACGACATGCACCTGAaagcactttttattttattttttattggcacagggagtatacaactttctagaaaaaaaaaaacatagggaaaagaaaattaataagagACTAAGCTCCTCCGTTGTCCATTCAAGGTCCTCAAAGATTCTATCAGTtctttcattccaaatacaccaaatgAGACATATTTGGAATGAAAGA contains:
- the LOC108996893 gene encoding ubiquitin-activating enzyme E1 1, producing the protein MLPIKRACEGVVVQEDIENNNDNGNNTNESKSEGASVFKKILLAEATDSTVKITSEVVCGENNSNNHGSDSLVKGKEKEEASIMAMGDANTTGIDEDLHSRQLAVYGRETMRRLFASNILISGMQGLGAEIAKNLILAGVKSVTLHDEGAVEFWDLSSNFIFTENDVGKNRALASVRKLQELNNAVVVRTSTKKLTKEQLSDFQAVVFTDISFEKAIEFNYYCHNHQPSIAFIKTEVRGLFGSVFCDFGPEFTVVDIDGEELHTGIIASISNDSPALVSCVDDERLEFQDGDLVVFSEVHGMSELNDGKPRKIRNARAYSFTLEDDTTNYGTYVKGGIVTQVKQPKVLNFKPLREALTEPGDFLLSDFSKFDRPPLLHLAFLALDKFVSELGRFPVAGSEEDAQKLISIATDINVSLGNGRQEDINPKLLRHFAFGAKAVLNPMAAMFGGIVGQEVVKACSGKFHPLFQFFYFDSVESLPSEPLDSSDFRPLNSRYDAQISVFGSKLQKKLEDTKVFIVGSGALGCEFLKNIALMGVSCGSQGNLTITDDDVIEKSNLSRQFLFRDWNIGQAKSTVAAAAAASINPHLKIEALQNRIGPDTENVFDDTFWENLSVVINALDNVNARLYVDQRCLYFQKPLLESGTLGAKCNTQMVIPHLTENYGASRDPPEKQAPMCTLHSFPHNIDHCLTWARSEFEGLLEKTPAEVNAYLSNPSEYSTAMTNAGDAQARDNLERVLDCLDKERCETFQDCITWARLKFEDYFTNRVKQLIYTFPEDAATSTGAPFWSAPKRFPQPLQFSTADVSHLHFVMAGSILRAETFGIPIPDWVKNPKKLAEVVDKLMVPEFQPKKDVRIVTDEKATSMSTSSIDDSAVIAELISKLEQCQENLTPGFRMRPIQFEKDDDTNFHMDLIAGLANMRARNYSIPEVDKLKAKFIAGRIIPAIATSTTMATGLVCLELYKVLDGGHGVEDYRNTFANLALPLFSIAEPVPPKVIKHENMSWTVWDRWILKGNPTLRELIQWLKEKRLNAYSISYGSCLLYNSMFPRHKERMDKKVVNLAREVAKVDLPPYRHHLDVVVACEDDEDNDVDIPQVSIYFG